From Triticum urartu cultivar G1812 chromosome 2, Tu2.1, whole genome shotgun sequence, a single genomic window includes:
- the LOC125535250 gene encoding ABC transporter G family member 25-like, whose translation MRDAGHSRYRRRAGLPVLSLLLALALFAGGASGQRPAPPLPPEMRGVQAQLTGLTNDVARTISDRFSFCVSDTQEDWNGAFNYTSDLGFVERCLAETRGDMPQRLCTPAEAKFYFTSLFNPKGEKNLFLETNINCGISAWSPGCEPGWACSVGPIPAANDNETIPLRATNCQACCEGFFCPRGLTCMLPCPLGSYCPRAKGNSTTGLCDPYKYQITPNSTNGCGGADKWADFGSTEEIFCPAGYHCPSTTSKLSCTSGHYCKLGSTKEEKCVIKGSCKENKENDNVIILGACLVGIIGVSLLVVYNCSGQFLTIRERRKARSRENAIQLARQQLRAHQGWKAAKQIARKHVTGVQDHLSRTFSRRRSFRQQTDLENSSHRVQEARLMGSTGPDERSDSIVFSAQNTSEISEVMPSVVMDISGDGEVVAANDKPAPKGKHRSTQTQIFKYAYGEIELEKARQEENKNMSFTGVLAKVKELQKEMTRPLLKVEFKNLTLSLGKRKLLRSVTGELQPGRVTAVMGPSGAGKTTFLNAVAGKVTGYQVTGSVLVNGAPGSIRSYKKIIGFVPQDDVVHGNLTVEENLWFSANCRLPARMSHRDRVLIVERVIDSLDLQGVRNSVVGTVEKRGISGGQKKRVNVGIEMVMEPSLLILDEPTSGLDSSSSQLLLKALRHEALEGVNICAVVHQPSYTLYNMFDDLILLAKGGLIVYNGPIKTIEDYFSTLGIHVPDRVNPPDHYIDILEGIVKAESGIKAKHLPVHWMQYKGYEVPSDMQDDLKAMGEQIPDIDINRSMSGSTPHCLPAGVGNAFAQERNRLEHRLSKPSDLSSRRTPGILKQYKFFLGRVTKQRLREGRLLGVDFLILGLAGICLGTIAKLSDPTFGMPGYIYTIIAVSLLCKIAALRSFSLERLQYLRERESGMSTLAYFLARDTIDHFNTALKPIIYLSMFYYFNNPRSSIGSNYIILLSLVYCVTGIGYTFAICFNPGSAQLCSALIPVVLTLLSTQRTTPAFLKNMSYPKWALEGFIIANAKRYPGVWLITRCGLLFRSGFDIHNYELCIVVLFMYGLFFRIVAFVAMVLLKKR comes from the exons ATGCGCGATGCCGGGCACTCGCGGTACAGGCGGCGGGCCGGCCTGCCGGTGCTCTCTCTTCTGCTCGCGCTCGCGCTGTTCGCCGGGGGTGCCAGCGGGCAGCGGCCGgccccgccgctgccgccggagATGAGGGGCGTGCAGGCGCAGCTCACGGGGCTCACCAACGACGTCGCCAGGACCATCTCCGACCGCTTCAGCTTCTGCGTCTCCGACAC GCAGGAGGACTGGAACGGGGCCTTCAACTACACCTCCGACCTCGGCTTCGTGGAGCGCTGCCTCGCCGAGACCAGAG GTGACATGCCGCAGCGATTATGTACGCCGGCAGAAGCGAAATTCTACTTCACAAGCCTGTTTAACCCGAAAGGCGAGAAAAACCTCTTCCTGGAGACCAACATAAACTGCGGCATCTCCGCTTGGTCGCCGGGTTGTGAGCCGGGGTGGGCTTGCTCTGTTGGTCCGATCCCTGCCGCCAACGACAACGAGACCATCCCGCTGAGAGCTACCAACTGCCAGGCGTGCTGCGAGGGCTTCTTCTGTCCCCGTGGCCTCACCTGCATGCTCC CTTGTCCGTTGGGATCATACTGTCCGCGCGCCAAAGGGAACTCAACCACTGGTCTTTGTGATCC GTACAAGTACCAGATAACTCCAAACTCGACCAATGGCTGCGGTGGCGCTGACAAATGGGCTGATTTTGGGAGCACTGAAGAAATCTTCTGTCCTGCTGGTTACCACTGCCCAAGCACAACATCTAAATTGTCCTGTACCAGTGG GCATTATTGCAAATTGGGTTCCACCAAAGAAGAGA AATGCGTCATTAAAGGCTCATGTAAGGAAAACAAAGAGAATGACAACGTCATCATTTTGGGCGCTTGTTTAGTG GGTATAATAGGCGTGTCGCTCTTGGTCGTGTACAACTGCTCGGGTCAGTTCCTCACTATTCGTGAACGGAGGAAAGCAAGGTCGAGGGAGAACGCGATCCAGCTTGCTCGGCAGCAGCTCAGGGCTCACCAGGGATGGAAGGCGGCCAAACAGATCGCGAGGAAACATGTGACTGGCGTGCAGGACCATCTGTCACGCACATTTTCGCGCAGGAGATCCTTTCGTCAGCAGACAGATCTCGAGAATTCTAGCCACAGGGTGCAGGAAGCACGCCTGATGGGTTCGACCGGGCCAGATGAAAGGTCAGACTCCATAGTGTTTTCAGCTCAGAACACAAGCGAGATATCCGAAGTCATGCCTTCGGTCGTCATGGACATAAGCGGCGATGGAGAAGTTGTTGCTGCCAATGACAAACCGGCACCCAAAGGCAAGCACAGATCAACTCAAACTCAAATATTCAAGTACGCGTACGGCGAGATAGAGTTGGAGAAGGCCAGGCAGGAAGAGAACAAGAACATGTCCTTCACCGGAGTGCTTGCCAAGGTGAAGGAGCTACAAAAGGAGATGACCAGGCCTTTGCTCAAGGTTGAGTTCAAGAACCTGACATTGTCACTTGGAAAAAGGAAGCTGCTGAGGTCTGTCACAGGCGAACTCCAGCCAGGCCGTGTCACCGCCGTCATGGGACCCTCTGGAGCCGGCAAGACCACGTTCCTTAATGCTGTGGCCGGGAAGGTGACTGGTTATCAAGTGACCGGTTCAGTCCTTGTTAATGGAGCACCTGGAAGTATACGTTCTTACAAGAAGATCATTGGCTTTGTGCCTCAGGACGACGTCGTTCATGGGAACTTAACTGTGGAGGAGAACCTTTGGTTCAGCGCAAATTGCAG GCTCCCTGCGAGAATGTCACACCGTGACAGGGTTCTCATAGTGGAAAGGGTTATAGACTCCTTGGACCTTCAGGGGGTCAGAAATTCGGTGGTTGGGACGGTGGAGAAGCGTGGAATCTCTGGCGGCCAGAAGAAGCGTGTCAATGTGGGGATTGAAATGGTGATGGAACCATCTCTTCTGATCCTGGATGAACCAACCTCTGGCTTGGACAGTTCCTCATCACAACTTCTCCTCAAAGCTCTTCGTCACGAGGCACTTGAAGGCGTGAACATTTGCGCCGTGGTTCACCAACCAAG CTACACATTGTACAACATGTTTGATGATTTGATACTTCTGGCAAAAGGAGGCCTTATTGTTTACAATGGTCCCATCAAGACCATTGAGGACTACTTCTCAACTCTTGGAATTCATGTCCCCGACCGTGTAAACCCGCCAGACCATTACATTGACATTCTTGAAGGCATTGTGAAGGCTGAGTCAGGCATTAAGGCGAAGCATTTACCAGTTCATTGGATGCAGTACAAAGGCTACGAAGTGCCAAGTGACATGCAAGATGATCTCAAGGCAATGGGTGAACAAATCCCCGACATCGATATCAATCGTTCAATGTCTGGATCAACCCCTCACTGCCTCCCTGCAGGTGTAGGTAACGCTTTTGCACAAGAACGCAACCGTCTTGAGCACCGTTTGTCGAAACCTAGTGATCTGTCCAGCAGAAGAACACCAGGAATCCTAAAGCAATACAAGTTCTTCCTTGGAAG AGTTACAAAACAGCGGCTACGTGAAGGTAGACTGCTTGGGGTTGATTTCCTGATACTAGGTCTAGCTGGGATCTGCTTGGGGACAATTGCAAAACTCAGTGACCCGACATTTGGGATGCCTGGCTATATTTACACTATCATTGCCGTTT CTCTTCTGTGCAAGATTGCGGCATTAAGATCATTTTCACTTGAGCGATTGCAGTACTTGAGGGAAAGAGAATCTGGGATGAGCACATTGGCATACTTTCTTGCCAGGGATACAATCGATCATTTCAACACAGCTTTAAAGCCAATAATTTACCTCTCCATGTTTTACTACTTCAACAATCCGAGATCATCAATTGGCAGTAATTACATCATACTCCTCTCACTTGTGTATTGTGTGACTGGGATAGGATACACTTTCGCCATATGTTTCAATCCTGGCTCGGCGCAGCTG TGCTCTGCGCTGATACCTGTTGTTCTGACCTTGTTATCCACTCAAAGGACCACCCCTGCATTTCTGAAGAATATGAGCTACCCAAAGTGGGCACTAGAGGGCTTCATAATTGCAAACGCGAAAAG GTATCCTGGAGTTTGGCTAATAACTCGCTGCGGCTTGCTGTTCAGGAGTGGTTTCGATATTCACAACTACGAACTCTGTATTGTGGTTCTGTTCATGTATGGTCTGTTCTTCAGGATTGTTGCATTTGTGGCAATGGTTCTGCTGAAGAAGAGATGA